One window from the genome of Candidatus Krumholzibacteriia bacterium encodes:
- a CDS encoding ABC transporter substrate-binding protein — MHWLLRCCGRRHRTAGALFTVCLLAFCLQSVAPRRVWGGRLARYGGSLQVALPLRPADLAPPEPLTLWGDDGALVSACLYEGLTRWGSGGVEPDLAVHWVRNDEGTRWYFQLRPEIRFHDGTRCDAQSVSESLHRLADPRRSPHAWLLRELVGMQDYVAGETQQIEGIYVLSSTELELQCDTPVPDLAARLALPEAAIVRGQGTAALGTGPFRLVSAVAETLRCAAFEQHHEGRPFLNAVTFTGIARDAARPREAALLRKLDPAAAPPAGAVRVRVPARRLALALLHPKSAVFADAALRRRVAATFDAAVFVRAGLAGDGEPAFGLSPQAATVRATPPAVQESKSPPRHPVKILVPAAEPVLVKLGERLQVQLAQLSLDAEVDSRPPATYTTALRAGAFDLAVLGWTPPAEDLQETGRVLHLLSTLLLPVLGDGMPPAWRDLLEGRGRATEVALGASGHLLPLVFFHDVWQAPDTVQPLRPAPETATLGLPDAHVRPVIP, encoded by the coding sequence GTGCACTGGCTGCTCCGCTGCTGCGGGCGGCGCCACCGTACCGCCGGCGCGCTCTTCACCGTATGCCTCCTTGCCTTCTGCCTCCAGTCCGTCGCTCCGCGCCGCGTCTGGGGCGGACGGCTGGCGCGCTACGGCGGCTCGCTCCAAGTCGCTCTGCCGCTACGCCCGGCGGATCTGGCGCCGCCAGAGCCGCTCACCTTGTGGGGCGACGATGGCGCCTTGGTGAGCGCCTGTCTGTACGAGGGTCTGACGCGCTGGGGCAGCGGCGGCGTCGAACCGGATCTGGCGGTGCACTGGGTGCGGAACGACGAAGGCACCCGCTGGTACTTCCAGCTGCGGCCCGAGATCCGCTTCCACGATGGCACCCGCTGCGATGCGCAGAGCGTGAGCGAGTCGCTGCATCGCCTGGCGGACCCGCGCCGCTCGCCGCACGCCTGGCTCTTGCGCGAGCTCGTGGGCATGCAGGACTACGTCGCCGGCGAGACGCAGCAGATCGAAGGCATCTACGTCCTCTCCAGCACCGAGCTCGAACTGCAATGCGACACCCCCGTACCTGACCTCGCGGCTCGATTGGCCTTGCCCGAAGCCGCCATCGTCCGCGGCCAGGGAACGGCCGCGCTCGGAACGGGACCCTTCCGCCTGGTGAGCGCCGTGGCGGAGACGTTGCGCTGCGCCGCCTTCGAGCAGCACCATGAGGGCCGCCCCTTCCTGAACGCCGTCACCTTCACCGGCATTGCGCGGGACGCCGCACGTCCCCGGGAGGCAGCGCTGTTGCGGAAGCTCGATCCCGCCGCGGCTCCGCCGGCGGGAGCGGTGCGCGTGCGTGTGCCGGCCCGCCGTCTGGCTCTCGCCCTCCTGCATCCCAAGAGCGCCGTGTTCGCCGATGCCGCGCTGCGGCGGCGGGTGGCGGCGACCTTCGACGCCGCGGTGTTCGTCCGCGCCGGACTCGCCGGGGACGGCGAGCCCGCCTTCGGGCTCTCGCCACAGGCAGCGACGGTGCGCGCCACTCCACCGGCAGTGCAGGAATCGAAGTCGCCGCCACGGCACCCGGTCAAGATCCTCGTCCCCGCAGCGGAACCGGTCCTGGTGAAACTGGGCGAGCGCCTGCAGGTGCAGCTGGCGCAACTGTCTCTCGACGCGGAGGTGGACAGCCGGCCGCCGGCGACGTACACGACGGCGTTGCGGGCCGGCGCTTTCGATCTCGCCGTGCTCGGCTGGACACCGCCGGCGGAGGATCTGCAGGAGACCGGGCGCGTGCTGCACTTGCTCAGCACCTTGCTCCTTCCCGTTCTCGGCGACGGCATGCCGCCGGCGTGGCGCGATCTCCTGGAGGGACGCGGCCGCGCCACCGAGGTCGCCCTCGGCGCTTCGGGGCACTTGCTGCCCCTCGTCTTCTTTCACGACGTGTGGCAAGCGCCGGACACGGTGCAGCCCCTGCGGCCGGCGCCGGAGACGGCGACCTTGGGGCTTCCGGACGCGCACGTCCGCCCCGTCATCCCCTGA
- the gpmA gene encoding 2,3-diphosphoglycerate-dependent phosphoglycerate mutase has protein sequence MKSLVLLRHGESTWNRENRFTGWTDVDLNDKGRAEAEEAAQVLRQQGYAFDLAFTSVLKRAIRTLWLVLDGMDLMWIPVQRNWRLNERHYGALQGLNKAETAAKYGADQTHLWRRSYDVQPPPLDLDDPRHPRHDPRYADLLPEETPRTECLADTRARFLPYWHESIAPVVRAGRRVLIAAHGNSLRALVMYLDGIAPADIVSLNIPTGVPLVYELDDDLKARRHMYLGDPEKVKQATQAVADQGKPK, from the coding sequence GTGAAATCGCTCGTCCTGCTGCGCCACGGTGAGAGCACGTGGAATCGGGAGAACCGGTTCACTGGCTGGACCGACGTCGATCTCAACGACAAGGGCCGTGCGGAGGCGGAGGAGGCGGCCCAGGTGCTGCGCCAGCAGGGGTATGCGTTCGATCTGGCTTTCACCTCGGTGCTCAAGCGCGCCATCCGCACCCTCTGGCTGGTGCTGGACGGCATGGATCTCATGTGGATTCCGGTGCAGCGCAACTGGCGCTTGAACGAGCGTCACTACGGCGCGCTGCAAGGGTTGAACAAGGCGGAGACCGCGGCGAAGTACGGCGCCGACCAGACCCATCTGTGGAGACGTAGCTACGATGTGCAGCCCCCGCCGCTGGACCTCGACGACCCGCGTCATCCGCGGCACGACCCGCGCTACGCCGACCTGCTCCCGGAAGAGACACCGCGGACCGAATGTCTCGCCGACACCAGAGCCCGCTTCCTTCCTTACTGGCACGAGAGCATCGCGCCCGTTGTCCGCGCCGGCCGGCGCGTCCTCATCGCGGCGCATGGCAACAGCCTGCGCGCTCTGGTGATGTATCTGGATGGGATCGCGCCGGCGGACATCGTGAGCCTCAACATCCCCACGGGCGTTCCTCTGGTGTACGAGCTCGACGACGACCTGAAAGCACGGCGCCACATGTATCTCGGGGATCCGGAGAAGGTGAAGCAGGCGACGCAAGCCGTGGCGGACCAGGGGAAGCCGAAGTAG
- the folB gene encoding dihydroneopterin aldolase, with the protein MDRVILNGIQCRLRVGVSPEERREPQDCLVDVELDCDLSRAAHSDDLRDTVDYSRVFESVQRLCREEDFALLERFAGRLAEEIRDSVHCDSMLIRVQKLHPPLPGSLAFAGIEIRR; encoded by the coding sequence ATGGATCGTGTGATCTTGAACGGCATCCAGTGCAGGCTGCGGGTGGGAGTCTCGCCGGAAGAGCGCCGGGAACCTCAGGACTGCCTCGTCGATGTCGAGCTGGATTGCGACCTCTCGCGAGCAGCGCACAGCGATGACCTGCGCGACACGGTGGATTACTCGCGAGTGTTCGAATCCGTGCAGCGACTCTGCCGCGAAGAGGATTTCGCCTTGCTCGAGAGGTTCGCCGGTCGTCTTGCAGAAGAAATCCGAGACAGCGTGCACTGCGATTCCATGCTGATCCGAGTGCAGAAGCTCCATCCCCCTTTGCCCGGTTCCCTCGCCTTCGCGGGGATCGAGATCCGCCGCTGA
- a CDS encoding protein phosphatase 2C domain-containing protein translates to MHIVAKTDVGLVRKRNEDYFVISDQHGLVVLCDGMGGHPGGDLASRMVAEEVQRIVSQGGNGAVTIQGASGTSTSLQPFTPLLQGVFAADLKLREYGAKHTEYQGMGTTVVAIQEHQGTVCVAHVGDSRAYSFKNGELTQVTHDHSVVATHPEYAHLAGMRNILTRAMGVGDELEIDFSVLPADAAEVFLLCTDGLHNYVETEHIVEVLASSASPEERVDALIEAAKKGGGGDNITLSLAWGAKPKASKPVPVRGVVAETATGLLVHMADEDSP, encoded by the coding sequence ATGCACATCGTGGCGAAGACGGACGTCGGTCTCGTGCGCAAGCGCAACGAGGACTACTTCGTCATCTCCGACCAGCATGGGCTCGTGGTGCTCTGCGACGGCATGGGCGGTCATCCCGGCGGCGACCTGGCGAGCCGGATGGTGGCGGAGGAGGTGCAGCGCATCGTCTCTCAGGGCGGCAACGGCGCCGTCACCATCCAGGGCGCCTCCGGCACCAGCACCTCCCTGCAGCCCTTCACCCCCCTCCTCCAAGGGGTGTTCGCCGCCGATCTCAAGCTGCGGGAATACGGCGCCAAACATACGGAGTACCAGGGCATGGGAACCACGGTGGTGGCCATCCAGGAGCACCAGGGCACTGTCTGTGTGGCACACGTCGGCGACAGCCGCGCCTACTCCTTCAAGAACGGCGAGCTCACCCAGGTGACCCACGACCACAGCGTCGTCGCCACGCACCCGGAGTACGCGCACCTGGCGGGGATGCGCAACATCTTGACCCGTGCCATGGGGGTAGGGGACGAGCTCGAGATCGACTTCTCCGTGCTGCCCGCCGACGCCGCCGAGGTGTTCCTGCTCTGCACCGACGGATTGCACAACTACGTCGAAACGGAGCACATCGTGGAGGTCCTCGCCTCCTCGGCTTCGCCGGAGGAGCGCGTGGACGCCCTGATCGAGGCCGCCAAGAAGGGCGGCGGCGGCGACAACATCACCCTCTCCCTCGCCTGGGGCGCCAAGCCCAAGGCGAGCAAGCCGGTCCCGGTGAGGGGCGTGGTCGCAGAGACCGCCACGGGTCTCCTGGTGCACATGGCGGACGAGGACTCACCCTAG